Part of the Rhizobiales bacterium NRL2 genome is shown below.
TGTCGACGTCGAAGCGGTGATGGGCATGCTTGATGGTGGAGACCGTCAGGCCGCGCCGCCGCAGCAGCGGGATCAGGGCCACCATCAGCGTGGTCTTGCCCGAACCGCTCCATCCCGCCAGCCCCAGCACCTTCATGGCGTGTCTTCCTTCTCCCGGAAGTGCGGACGCGCCACGGTCACATAGGCCCAGCCGGTCTGAACCGCCAGCGCGGCGGAAACCCAGAACAGCACCAGGCCCGGCGCCCCGGCCTCGGGCGCCGGCAGCAACAGGACGGTGAGCGCGGCCATCTGCGTTGCGGTCTTCCACTTGGCCAGGTTGGAGACCGGCATCTCCGCGCCGCGGAAGGCGAGGAACTCGCGGAGGCCGGAGACGAACATCTCGCGGCACAATATGGCGATGGCCGGGATGACGTGGACGCCGTCCAGCCGGCCGTCCGCGGCGAGCATCAGGATCACGGCGACGACCAGCAGCTTGTCGGCGATCGGGTCCATGAACTGGCCCAGCTTGGAGCCGGCCCGCCAGCGGCGCGCGAGCACGCCGTCGAACCAG
Proteins encoded:
- a CDS encoding CDP-diacylglycerol--glycerol-3-phosphate 3-phosphatidyltransferase, which codes for MAETAANGGLRRHVPNLLTAARIAAIPPLVAAFYLPDPWRAWLPLALFVFASVTDWFDGVLARRWRAGSKLGQFMDPIADKLLVVAVILMLAADGRLDGVHVIPAIAILCREMFVSGLREFLAFRGAEMPVSNLAKWKTATQMAALTVLLLPAPEAGAPGLVLFWVSAALAVQTGWAYVTVARPHFREKEDTP